The region GACACTTATATTTGTCCAGCCATCAGAAAGCGTGATATTATTGATCGCCCTTATATTTATCAATCCAATAGTATATTCTATTACGTGGAGGCAAGATAAGGGCTTTACACAGTGGGGGAAGGGTTTTTATTTGTCAATGTATATTTCAAATTCGTGGGAGATCAACAAGTGAACATTATCACAGTTGAAGTTCGTGATGACCACCTGGAAAATTTGGCACAGACCAAACCGATGGCGGCACTCGCAGAGCTCATCTGGAACGCATTAGACGCGGAAGCGACTGAAATTCGTGTGGAGTTCGTGGAGAATGCGCTTCAAGGATTAGAAGCAATACAAATTGTTGATAATGGTCATGGTCTTCCCTACGAGGAAGCTTTTTCTGTCTTTAGAAACCTCGAAGGCTCGTGGAAACGTGAGGGAAAACGGACGCAACAGCGTAAGCGGGAATTACACGGTAAATTTGGCAAGGGCCGTTTTCGTGCGTTTTCATTAGGAAATAACGTTCACTGGCACTCCACTTATACGGAGTCCGGGAAGAATCATTCGTTCACGTTATCGGGTAGTGCTGAGACACTTGGAACATTTCAAGTGGACAAGCTGAAAGAAAATGTAGATAACCCTGCAGGCATGACGGTAGAGATTATTCAAAGCCAGAAGACTGCCGATCTTTTGCGCGGCGTTAAAGCGATGGAAGAAGTGACCAACATCTTCGCGTTGTATTTACGCCAGTATCCTGATACCAAAATTATTTATGACGGCATTCCTTTAGATTCTAGGAATGCAGAAAGCCGATTCAGCTCCTACACCTTAGCGCCGATGGTAATGGAAAACGGCGAAAAAATTACCTGTACCATGGATGTGGTTGAATGGAATCGTCCCGGTAAACGAGGTGTTGTACTCTGTGACGGTCAAGGATTTATGCGAATCAACGCCTTGCCTCGTTTGTATTTTAGAGGTTTCAGTTATACTGCCTATGTCAAATCAGATCATATTGCGACCCTTGACGGACAGGGATTGTTATATGCAGGTGAGTTGTATTCCGACCTGCGACAGATTTTAGATGCCGCCCGTGCGCAGCTTCGTGAGCATTTCGCTTTGCGTGAAGCAGAAGACGCACAATCCCTTTTGGAATACTGGAAAGAAACGGGGATGTATCCCTATGTAGAGTCCGCTCAAACGGAAATGGAAGCCAATGAGCGGCGTATTTTTGATATTTATGCTACCCATTTAGACCGGATTTTTTCTGACTTCTCTAGCGGAACCCCACGCATGAAACGCCTCATTTTGCGGATGGTTCAAGAATTGGTGCATGCTGATCCCAGACGTGTCGCCGCTATTCTTGATGAATTGCTGAGTTTTCCCGAAGAGATAGAGGAAAAAATTTCCCAATTGGCAGCAAGCGCAACGGGCGGCGAAGTAAGCCCGAAAGATTTACCCACGGAGACAAACAAAGCATGAACATGGCAACCTATGATCATCAATTTATTGAAGGTAAATGGCAAGAATTTTGGTTGAAAAATAAAACCTTTAAATCTGAAATAGACCATACCAAGCCCAAATATTACGTACTGGATATGTTTCCGTATCCCAGCGGTGACGGTCTTCATGTAGGGCACCCTGAAGGCTATACAGCCACCGATGTTATTGCCCGATACAAGCGTATGCGCGGTTTCAATGTGCTCCATCCTATGGGCTGGGATGCTTTTGGCTTGCCGGCAGAACGTCACGCCGTCCGTACCGGAGAACACCCCGCCATTATCACTGATAAGAATTGTACGACCTTCCGGAATCAAATTCAGCGGCTGGGTCTTTCCTATGACTGGGACCGCGAAATCAATACTACAGATCCCAATTATTACAAATGGACCCAGTGGATCTTCACCGTTCTCTTTGAACGGGGCTTAGCCTACGAAGTGAACGCGCCGGTTAACTGGTGCCCTGCACTGAACACGGTTTTAGCCAATGAAGAGGTGAAAGACGGTAAGTACGTGGAAACGGGCGATCCAGTTGAGAAAAAGGCCATGCGCCAGTGGATGTTAAAAATAACAGCTTATGCAGAGGCGCTTTTGGCCGGATTGGATGATCTCGATTGGCCGGAAGGCATTAAAGCGATGCAGCGTGAGTGGATCGGCCGCAGCGAAGGCGCCGACGTACTCTTCTCTGTTGCGGACAGCGGTGAAGAATTTACCGTGTTCACAACCCGTCCGGATACCCTCTTTGGCGCTACCTACTGTGTCCTTGCGCCGGAACATCCCCTTGTGAATGAAATTACGCGGCCTGATCAACAGACAGCGGTTCATGCGTATGTGGAAATGGCCGCCAAGAAAAGCCTTCAAGATCGAATGAAAGAAGATCATAGCAAGACGGGCGTATTTACAGGCGCTTACGCAGTGAATCCCGTCAATGATGCAAAGATCCCCATTTGGATTGCTGATTACGTGCTGGCAGAATATGGTTACGGCGCTATTATGGCAGTTCCCGCACACGATACACGGGACTACGAATTTGCGGTCACCTTTGATTTGCCCATCATTGAGGTTATTTCCGGTGGCGATATTAGCAAGGAAGCATGGGCCGGTGACGGCGTCTTGATGAATTCATCGTTGTTAAACGGCTTAAAGGTAGATGACGCCAAGAAAAAAATTACATCGTGGTTGGAAGAACGGGAGCTTGGCCGTGGAACCATCAATTATAAATTGCGGGATTGGCTCTTTTCCCGTCAACGGTATTGGGGCGAACCCTTTCCCTTGATCCGTTTGGAAGATGGTACGATCAAAACGATCCCTATGAAAGACTTGCCCGTACTCCTCCCCGCTCTTGACGATTATCGCCCTGCGTCCGACGGATCGCCGCCCCTAGCCAAAGCAGAACAATGGGTCAACACCACCGATCCGGAAAGCGGACTGCTCGCACAACGGGAAACGAATACCATGCCCCAATGGGCGGGCTCCTGTTGGTATTTCTTACGCTTTTGCGATCCCACAAACAACAATGCCGCTTGGTCGGAAGAGGCGGAAAAATATTGGATGCCTGTGGATCTCTACATAGGCGGTGCTGAGCATGCCGTATTGCATCTTCTTTACTCACGATTCTGGCACAAAGTTTTGTATGATGCCGGATTGGTGCACAGCTCTGAACCTTTCACCAAGCTTTTCAATCAAGGCATGATTTTGGCCCACTCCTACAAGGATGCTCAGGGCAAATATTACTATCCTTCAGAAGTCAACCGTGTTGGCGATACCTGGGTATTGAAAAAAGACGGTCAAGCCGTTGAGACTCAAATTGAGAAGATGAGCAAATCACGGTATAACGTTGTCAATCCCGATGACGTGGTTCAAAAATATGGCGCCGACGCCATGCGTCTCTACGAAATGTTTATGGGGCCCCTAGATCGGGACAAACCTTGGACCGATGAAGGGGTTCAAGGAGTATTTCGTTTTCTCCGTCGTGTATGGTCGCTTTTTATCACCGATAGCGGAACACTGAACCCCGCCATCCGTGCTGATGTACAAGATGCCGATTTGACTCGCGAGCTGCACAAAACCATTAAGGCCGTGACCGAAGATATCGAATCACTGGGGTTTAATACAGCGATTGCGCGCATGATGGAATTTCTCAATCATGCCATGAAAGCCAAAAGTTTGGATCACGGGGCTATGGAACAGTTTGTACTGCTCTTGTCGCCTTTTGCCCCCCACCTCGGCGAAGAATTGTGGCAGCGTTTGGGCAATGATACGACACTTGCCTATACGCCTTGGCCCACTTTTGATGCAGATTTGTTGGTGGAACAACGAATTGAAATTCCTGTGCAGGTACTTGGGAAATTACGTGGTAAGATTACGGTTGCCCATGATGCCGATGAAGCAACAGTACTTACCACGGCTAAAGGCGATGCTAAAGTGGCGCCCCATCTTGAAGGAAAACAGATCATAAAAGAAATTTATATTTCGGGAAAAATGGTCAACTTTGTTGTTAAATAAGGTCAGATACTTTTGTATCACAACCCAAATGGATTTTCTTTGTAGGATTGGATAATATTTTTTGCATCATCAACCGTTTTTGCGTTACAGTTGAAGATAGTAAATTCACCCTTCCCAATAAAACGATTCCAGAATTTTTAAGGAGAAAACAATGAAACCAAGATCTTTACTGAGTGCTGTATTCGCTTCACTTTTCATTCTCTGTGCCGGCGGCGCTATGGCCCAGGATGCCGTTGAGGGCAAGTGGATCAATCTTTTCGACGGTGAGACGCTCTACGGATGGAATATCGTCGGTAATGGTAACTGGTCAGTCAAGGGCGGTCAAATTCTACTTACCGAAGGGGATAGTGGAAGTATGATTACCACCTCCCAATTCGCTGACTTTGAATTATCGGCGACACTCCGCGTCAACGGACAAGGCAGCGCTTCCATCGCTTTCAGAGCCCCCGGTTCCGGGCACGCCCTAGAGTCCGGCGGCGGTGTTGTCTATCTTGCGGCAGAAGATAAAAAGAGCGATTATGCAGAAGTCAATATACGCGCATTAGGTGGAGATGTACAGGCTACTATTAATGGCGAAAAAGTTGACTGCTCCGCATCCAATCCTTTCGGATATATTGCCTTCCAATTTCAAAAATTTGAAAAGGATCGGCGGGGACCGAAAGTCGAGATTAAAAGCATCAAATTGCGTCCTCTCAATATGAGCTCTTTGTTCAACGGTCAAAATTTGGATGGCTGGAATATCATCCCCGACCGCAAATCAATCTTCTCCGTAATTGACGGCGCCTTAAATATCAAAGATGGTAACGGCCAAATTGAAACAGCCGGTACCTTTAGAGACTTTATCTTGCAACTGGATATCATTTCCAATGGTGAACACCTCAACAGCGGCGTCTTCTTCCGCACCCCCGTAGGCGTATTCTGGAAAGGATACGAGTCGCAAGTGCGCAACCAGTGGGCAAATAATGACCGTACCAAACCCGTAGATTACGGTACGGGCGGCGTCTATGGACTTAATGCTGCACGCAAAGTCAACAGCACCGATCATGAATGGTTTACCATGACCATCACCTGCCTTGACAACCACATGGCTGTTTGGGTCAACGAATTACAAGTTTCGGATTATACTGACACGCGCCCCTATAGCGATGCTGCTGACGGTAAAAATGGTTATGTGAACACAGCCGGAACCATTAATTTACAAGGTCACGATCCTACAACGGATCTGTCCTTCAAAAATATTCACATCCAGACTATCGAAAAATAAACTTTTCTCTTCCTAATTTTGAGGGCGGATACTGTATCCGCTCTCTTTTTTTATGAGGAGTACCTGTTTGTTTCATTCAGGGTTAAAGAGTATATAATGACTCCAATACGATCCCATGTACTTTAAAAAATATCAAGCAAGCGGAAGGGCTATTTCAATGAAGTCAGTAAAAAGCATTGTTTTTATTTGTTTTCTGGTTGTCTTTGCCATTGTCTCTGCACAGGTGTCAGCCCAAAATAGCCCCAACACGAAAGAAGTGTACAACTGTTGTTCACAGAATACAACGAGGAGTGAAACCCCTATGACCATTCACAAACGACCTTTTGGCGTCACCCCCGATGGACAGACAGCGGACTTATATCTGTTGATAGCATCCTCAGAATTTAAAGCGGCCATCACCAACTATGGCGGTATTATTGTTTCGTTATGGACCCCTGACCGCAGCGGATCACTGGCGGATGTGGTATTGG is a window of Candidatus Hydrogenedentota bacterium DNA encoding:
- a CDS encoding leucine--tRNA ligase, yielding MNMATYDHQFIEGKWQEFWLKNKTFKSEIDHTKPKYYVLDMFPYPSGDGLHVGHPEGYTATDVIARYKRMRGFNVLHPMGWDAFGLPAERHAVRTGEHPAIITDKNCTTFRNQIQRLGLSYDWDREINTTDPNYYKWTQWIFTVLFERGLAYEVNAPVNWCPALNTVLANEEVKDGKYVETGDPVEKKAMRQWMLKITAYAEALLAGLDDLDWPEGIKAMQREWIGRSEGADVLFSVADSGEEFTVFTTRPDTLFGATYCVLAPEHPLVNEITRPDQQTAVHAYVEMAAKKSLQDRMKEDHSKTGVFTGAYAVNPVNDAKIPIWIADYVLAEYGYGAIMAVPAHDTRDYEFAVTFDLPIIEVISGGDISKEAWAGDGVLMNSSLLNGLKVDDAKKKITSWLEERELGRGTINYKLRDWLFSRQRYWGEPFPLIRLEDGTIKTIPMKDLPVLLPALDDYRPASDGSPPLAKAEQWVNTTDPESGLLAQRETNTMPQWAGSCWYFLRFCDPTNNNAAWSEEAEKYWMPVDLYIGGAEHAVLHLLYSRFWHKVLYDAGLVHSSEPFTKLFNQGMILAHSYKDAQGKYYYPSEVNRVGDTWVLKKDGQAVETQIEKMSKSRYNVVNPDDVVQKYGADAMRLYEMFMGPLDRDKPWTDEGVQGVFRFLRRVWSLFITDSGTLNPAIRADVQDADLTRELHKTIKAVTEDIESLGFNTAIARMMEFLNHAMKAKSLDHGAMEQFVLLLSPFAPHLGEELWQRLGNDTTLAYTPWPTFDADLLVEQRIEIPVQVLGKLRGKITVAHDADEATVLTTAKGDAKVAPHLEGKQIIKEIYISGKMVNFVVK
- a CDS encoding DUF1080 domain-containing protein, with protein sequence MKPRSLLSAVFASLFILCAGGAMAQDAVEGKWINLFDGETLYGWNIVGNGNWSVKGGQILLTEGDSGSMITTSQFADFELSATLRVNGQGSASIAFRAPGSGHALESGGGVVYLAAEDKKSDYAEVNIRALGGDVQATINGEKVDCSASNPFGYIAFQFQKFEKDRRGPKVEIKSIKLRPLNMSSLFNGQNLDGWNIIPDRKSIFSVIDGALNIKDGNGQIETAGTFRDFILQLDIISNGEHLNSGVFFRTPVGVFWKGYESQVRNQWANNDRTKPVDYGTGGVYGLNAARKVNSTDHEWFTMTITCLDNHMAVWVNELQVSDYTDTRPYSDAADGKNGYVNTAGTINLQGHDPTTDLSFKNIHIQTIEK